One genomic window of Saprospiraceae bacterium includes the following:
- a CDS encoding TFIIB-type zinc ribbon-containing protein, protein MSKQTRSKNSYHTTLYQLAKDIWVVCPQCEKRAIIDTGGFHSFEKTSHTIKLVCSHCGHNKYLENVIHRIDPKQKQGKVLIFGEPIDPFFHIPLWLQSEFEGNILWAYNLEHLQLLEEHVGAKLRERNQQNFNVRSLGARLPKWMTAAHNREAILKQIQKLKAK, encoded by the coding sequence GTGAGCAAGCAAACTAGATCCAAAAACAGCTACCATACCACCTTATACCAATTGGCAAAAGACATTTGGGTAGTTTGTCCTCAATGTGAAAAAAGGGCTATCATAGATACCGGAGGATTTCACAGCTTCGAAAAAACAAGCCATACGATCAAATTGGTTTGCAGTCATTGCGGACATAATAAATATCTCGAGAACGTAATACACAGGATAGACCCCAAACAAAAGCAGGGAAAAGTTTTAATTTTTGGCGAGCCGATAGATCCCTTTTTTCATATACCACTTTGGCTTCAGTCAGAATTTGAAGGCAACATTCTTTGGGCCTACAATCTCGAACATCTCCAGTTACTAGAAGAGCATGTTGGAGCTAAATTGAGAGAGCGCAATCAACAAAATTTTAATGTAAGAAGTTTAGGGGCAAGGCTACCCAAATGGATGACCGCAGCGCACAACCGGGAAGCCATACTCAAACAAATCCAAAAACTAAAGGCTAAATAA
- a CDS encoding PIN domain-containing protein, translated as MDRIFVDTDVIIDLLIDRKPFSDQAAIILSLSEYGNFKVYVSALTFANCYYILRKFSSHQKVISKLVQLSQIVEIMNVTKESILYSLHSSFKDFEDSIQHETAKSDTQIKLLITRNIKDYRKSNLSILSPEDYLKSL; from the coding sequence ATGGATCGGATATTTGTTGATACAGATGTGATTATTGATTTGTTAATTGATCGAAAACCATTCTCAGATCAAGCTGCAATCATTTTGTCACTTTCTGAATATGGAAATTTCAAGGTTTATGTATCCGCATTGACATTTGCCAATTGCTATTATATCCTACGAAAGTTTTCATCACACCAGAAAGTAATATCCAAACTCGTACAATTGTCTCAAATTGTTGAAATAATGAATGTCACAAAGGAATCTATTCTATACTCGCTACATTCCAGTTTTAAAGATTTTGAAGACTCCATACAACATGAAACAGCCAAAAGTGATACCCAAATTAAATTGTTGATAACCAGGAATATTAAGGATTATCGCAAAAGCAATTTATCCATATTAAGCCCTGAGGATTATTTAAAATCGTTATAA